In Populus alba chromosome 4, ASM523922v2, whole genome shotgun sequence, the genomic window CGGTCAACTTATTGGCGACAGTTTCTTTCCCACGGCCGTGCGAGGGGCCGCCATGGCAATGGCACTCCGAAGCTTTTATGATCTTTTAAAGATTTGGACATTACATTTGAAGAGCAGCTGATACGGAGCTTTTATACGGACCAGTGATGAAATCTGCTTGGATTTTCTACACGAAACCTTTTGGCGGCAAAAGGCGGCCTGGGGGTTGAGGCAGAGgaacacaacaaaaattttaaacgGGGCCATTAATGAGATATATAATCTTTAGAAGGACTTTGATGAAATAATATCAATTACGGGGGgggcaaaaaataaatatgcaggAAACTTTTACAGATAGGGGTCCTGCCTTTTCCTATTGGAACCGCCACTCACAACATTGAGCATTCTGCACAGAAATTGGCTTGTAAAGTGAAACGATAAAGGGTAGCAAAAAGACAAGAGCAATTATAGTTATAGTTTATGCCCATATATTTCGATCATATGCGTTCacatcgtgtttttttttaaaaaaatatttttttattttaaatattttatatatatatattttttaaaaatttattgtaatgggttgatattaaaaatgaattttaaaaaataaaaaatatattattttaatatatttttaaataaaaaatctttaaaaaataactgttatcACTGTAATTACAAAAACCGCCTTCTATTTATGGTTTGATCAAATCAGACATTCatcctgatttttttattttctccctcCTCTATGATTCTTAATGTCATTATCTCAATCAAATCTCTATGCAATGTTGATCTATTATCTCAATCAAATCTCTATTCATGCTTCATAACAAGGAGCATAGGGTCACTTTCTAATAAAGATAGTGCACCTCCATTTAATTCTAGATTCAAGATTTAAGTGATAAAAATATGTGGACTAAAAAATCAGCAAGTCTCTCCTTGTTCGACTTGTCAAGCAAGttatcttccaaaaaaaaaaatattggaaccACACTAGTATTATATAGTGTTTGATATTGcgtttcagaataaaaaaaattaaatttattttatttttttaaattaatattttttaatatttttatgattattttaataaattgatataaaaaataattttttaaaataaagaaaatattttttcatatgttttaaaataaaaatcactttaaaaaccaATCACCATAAAACTGTCAAACACCCTTGTATGTCTAGCAAGCAGATAGGTTGCACAATAATTATAGATGGCTGGACTCTTCATCTATAtatctacacacacacacacacacacacacttgaaaaataaatgtatagATAGATATTAGAAAGGTTACCATGGTGATTTAGAGcgaaatttttattgaattctgATGAGGTATGTACATTGTTTATAGGAACACCGATTGCGAAGTGCTTTGCAAAGAGGTCCAGTTAGTAGATTCTGATTTTCAATTGGGCATTGGATGCAAATACCGGCCTTTGAAAAGCTTGGCACAAACCGTCGTAGCCCACAAGCTTAGATTCAATTCTTTTGAATGCCTGTTTAAAtgtttaatactttttaaaatgtttttaactcagatatatataatatatatatatatatatctttttgagTATTTAAGTTGTAAGAGGCTGGGAATTGATGCAATGAATAAATCCAGCAGCTGATTGAATATCTGAATTGAGACAACCAGCAGGGTGGGATACGCAGAAAACACAATACAAGCAAAAAACAGGTTTCATTGCCTCAGTAGAAGTGGTTACTGTCTGCAATCAAAGACCCTCAAAGAACCGAATATGGTCTTCGAATGTCTCCCCATGACGAATTTTGGAAACACTTCCATCTTCTTCAACCTACAAACACAAACTCAAGCTCTGAGAACCATGTTTCTAGCCTAATATCATTTAAACAGCATAAATCATTAATGCATTAGCAAACAAACAATGTGTTGGTGAGACAAACATTCAATCATAATTTATAGCACACGGCGTTGTAAGATCAAAAGTTAATTCATACCCAGTACTCGGGAGGGCACATCTTGAGATTGTATGTCGATGCCATGCTCATGCAGTAAGCACCTGCATCATGAACAACCAAACCAGCTCCCTGCAGAAAAAACTCTTGATGAGAAAATGAAGATTCTTGTtgcaaaccacaacaaaagaAAGAGGAGGAGCAAAAAACCTTAGCTGGAGTTGGAAGTTCTCTATCCTTTCCCAGGAAATCTGCTGACTCACAGACAGGACCAACCACATCAAAAGTTGAAACTTCAGCCTTGGGTGATGCAGGAGAAACAAGCTCTATGTGctgaaaccaaacaaaaaaacgaGTCAACTCCAAGCAAGAAAGAGAACAGCTTTTAGTAATGATATGATCAtgtggaaaaaaagaaggcacCCCTAGTAACTTGAAATTGTAGTCAACAGGGAGATaacatatctatatatataacaacatACATTCTGAGGGAAGCCAAATTccttcaatttaataaaatattatgtttatcCATAGCAATAGATCCATAGCTACGAGTATAATAAGCAGGGGCCCTCCTAGAAATAGTCAACCATTGCCAACCCTAAAGAATGTCAAACATATTTCAGATACCCAAATCATTTTCAAGGGCATCATTCAGTACCCCCTACAATCATAGTCATTCCACAAACAAAGATGTTACTGTATGATAGCTAAGTGTTGCTATTGAGTAAAAGCACACTAAATGAAAAGGCACTTCCAGAtgatagaatataaaaaaaaatgacatcataATACCATAGAATAAATAGATTATTCTACTGTTAAACATGACACACTCAATATTGAAAAGGGTTTATCATGTTCTGATACTTACTTGATAAGCATCATAAAGACTAGGACGGATAAGTTCAGCCATGCTGCCATCTATCACAACAAAATTTTTTGTTCCATTAGTTTTAACCCCAGTGACCCTATTCACCAAGCAGCAAGTATTTGCAATGACCGATCTCCCAGGTTCAATGATGAGATTGAGATCTCGTGAGAGAACCAGTTCGCGAACCTAAACCAACAACTAATAGTGTCAATATTAAGAATTTCCATATGTTGGGATATACTGAACATGATTTAGATATATGATCGTTACAGTGTCAATGAGATCTCTTGGAGTAGGAAGGACTGCACCAGAATGATAATAATCTATACCCAAACCACCTCCAATGTTTAAGTAATCAACTTCAAAGCCCTGAGCTCTGATTTCGTCAATGTAGTTAACCATGAGAACTGCAGCATCCCTGAATATGTCCACCTAAAAGACATAGCAAAGAGAGGTTCAACTTTGCGTTCAATGACTAATAGCAGCGTATGCatagagaaagaaaatacatgaaagtATTTATGCCCCAGAAAAATGGAGCGTGGTGGTAACAGAATTGAATAGAATAATAAATGATAAGAATATTTCAAGCATCATAACCAATAATtagtagaaaagaaaaaaaaagccaagagTTTTCTGTTGGGATACCTTGGTGATAGTTGATCCTAGATGGCAATGGGCCCCCACAAGCTTCAGCTCATCACGGTGTGCCTTTACAGCATCCAGAAACCATTGCAGCTTCTCATTTCTAATACCAAATTTAGAGTTCTTGTTCCCTGTAGCAACATAAGGATGAACCTAAAGAATACAAGCACAAAgcatttgattataaaaatgaaTCAAACGCAGCAATCTCCACAAAAATCTTTATCATATACTTTTTGGAAACTTAATCAGCACAAACTACAATGTCAAAGAATTTCTCATCTTGACTTTTCATCATGAAAGGACCTGCTTGTCATGGGTTAaggattaaatatattataatggaGCTGGATGAGGTGGTGATGGGAAGAGAGATAAATTGTCCAACAGTACTGACGCATGGACAAAAATAGCACTTGCCATGTTGTTAAGGCAGTAAGTTAGGCATGAAAAAGAGGAAGTGTTGAGGTGTGGCATTAACAGGGATTCCATTATGGAGCAGCAGCAGATGGAAAAGATGCTGACCATGACTGCTTGTACTGATGATGCAGAGAGCCAAAGCAGAAGGAAGAGAGATATGACTTTGTTCTATGTGAATTACTTTAGAAAAGTTAAAGTACTTAGCATAAGTTGAACTTCTTTCTTTACTGAAACAAATCAATGTTGATCATATCAATTCCTAAATAGAAAAGATCAAACATCAATTCTGAATCCCAACCATCAAAACTACAAATTTTAAACTAACTTTTTCAGTGGCTTTAATCAATTCAAGTGGCTGAAGTTCTTATTCATGAAATTTCAAGGCTGAAAATAGAATGAGGCAACTTATGATTCCTCTAAGTAAAGAGTGCCAAGGACTttctaaacatatatattattgacTCAAAAATATCCAGAGGTTCTTCTCTCCATCGAACAATTACACTGTTATACTCATTATGGAACTTGTTGaagagatatattaaaatatccaGAGGCTCCAGTTCCTATTTCAAATTTCTAACTAAGTTTACTTAGGCCATGAATTAACTGAATCAACAAACTAGCTATAACTTTTCTGATGccaatttcaaataatatgaCCAGATTAACAAACATTCTAGTATCTGTTTCTTTACCATCAAGTCACTTGCTCACAAGATAGCTATTACATACCTGAGGGTCAACATCTGGGTTGATCCGGAGTAGAACATTAACCTTCTTGCCAGCAATTCTAGCAGCTGCCACAATATTTTCCAAATCAAATTCACTATCCACGTTAACAAAAACACCTTCTTGAGCAGCCAGAACCAAATCCTCCAGCAGCTTCCCATTTCCATTAAAAATACACCTGTTCATCCACACATTTAAACCACATCAAACAACACAAAAACTCCCACAAGCACAACACTAATTAGCCCTTTATAATACAATGAGCAAATCCTAAACTAAATACCACAAAACCAATCTCATTTAAATTTGGCACGCCAcggataaaatttcaaaactgtcacaaaacaaaaaagtagcAAAAACAAGTCTCAACTCAACcttccaacaacaaaaaattactcATAAAAAGACACGCTAtacttttaagttaaaatacaTGAGAGAAAACAAGGCCTAGTCTTCTAATAACCCGAAACACATAAGAAGACACACGGTCTCTCCCCAGATGCACAATTAAATCATCATAAACATACCTTGTGGGATCGAAACCGGCCCGAAGAGCCAACCTAAGCTCGTTACCACTTACCAAAACAGCACCACAACCCAACCCTCTCAAATGCTCCAAAatcttcaaattattattagcCTTAATAGCATAACCAATAATAGAATTCAGTCCTTGTAAGGCATCCTTATAAGCCTCAACATTTCTAGTAATCTGTGGCTTACTATACAAATAAAACGGTCTCTTCTCAACATTCTCCATAATCTCCTGAACCTTAAGGTTCTCACAGCGGAGAAACCCATCGTTGGATTTGGTGAAACAATGCTTAAACTGTGTGGTTTCCTGTGCTGTGGTTGTAGCGTGGTTTTGTTGGGAAATAACTGCCTTGAGAGAAAGGGGTttgagagagtttttttttgttagtttaaagggcaaaattgattttttggaaaataGGTTTTGATTTAGGGAGTGAGTTAGGGTTTTGGAAATGAAGCGTGACTGAGAGAGATCTGTAGCAGTCGCCATTGATGGAGAAGTGAGTGTCGGAAAAGAGTTtgtgtttttagggttttacaGAGTCAAGAGGAAGTCAAAAAAAATGCCCTGCCATTAAAAGTTTTTTGGGTGGAAATTAATGGGATAAATTGATctgtgaaatgataaaaaaacaaaagttgtggtgaaataatatatttttagatgttgAGGTTGAGAATAGtgacaaaattttaattaattttgtggtTGTAAAttgtgatatttatttaaagttaGGTCTAATTGGTTGATcagtttgttaaattaattcatcGGTTTGTAAGtaacataacaaaattatcaaaattaagatCATAGTGCGAgattcttgaaatttaaaaatccaacaattaaaatagtaatttcatggctatggtaaaaaaaaatctttaaaaacttttataaaaatttaagtgcGATCAcataattaaactgaaaattatgatcattttaagttgttattttaatttaacacaACTAGATCTTCTAAGAACCTAAACATATCCctttaatctataaatatatttactaAGTCATTCATATAATCTGTCCGGATAGATCTTTATATAGTTATGGCAAACTCATCTAATTGTTCAAAATCATCCATGAgaattattatataaacaatacttttttaagattttaactataatttgtttttgtatctataaattacacaaaaatatatatttctattcttagaatatatttttaaagaaaattcataaaattataggtTTTGTGTGAAATCATAGTTACTTGTATTGGTTACAATAGTATGTTTGGAGTGAGATGATTTTTAGAAGAGTCAAATTGGTAATATAGTTGTTTGAATATTATGAATAtggttcttttttgtttatatacattttaaatGGTAAAAAGtcacttaaaaaaatgaattgtgttttattatatttgatacacaactattttaatatttcaatataattcGGTTGACGTGGCAAGGCTTAGAAATAATTCGAACGATTttcaatcaaccaaatattaaatgataaatttaaaaacattaaataaaaaaaaaaataactcgagttaaTCTGGGTGAACTTGTCAAACCATgagacaaaaataatttcatagaaaacaaaccgaaaaaacatagattttaaaaaaaaattaaagggaaaaaaatatttttgtaagatacattaaaaatagtatttttataattgaaatgcTAAAAACCATTTTGTTTAGATTTTCCTTATTGCATGAAAAAGCCaatagtgtttgttttttctttctctccgtTTAGCACCTAGGTTGGACTTGACCTATGTCATTTGATATAAATTTTGCACTTTTCAtcctaaaatttactttttattgtacttttaattttttattcaattatacttttaattccaaaacaaaaaacttaaaggaaaaaacatccataaaaaaatcaaacattaaatcaattaagagtaaggaccaaatttaatgcaatttaataataaaataaaataaataatcccaaataaaataaatataaattaaaagaataaaaacgaagttttaaggattaaaaaaagaaatcatagaGGGTGaacttaaaaaacatgtaaaaactaaGTGAACCCAgataaatatcttaaatttagtcaaatctaaaaaaacttgTAACCCATAAAAACCCGGATCTAGACCcaatcaaaaagttttttataagtcaatttcaaaataaaaattttaagaacttctcaaagtaaaaaaatcaacaattaaaagaacataaattaaatttgataaaaaaaaaagatgaaatcacaaaacaaaaccaattttaaaaatgatctcaaataaaacttatcaatgccaaacaaattaacaatataaaagaagatggattaaatttgatagaaaaacaaaatcaatttaaagaatgactcaaaataaaaaaaataacaataaaaaaaataagaactagatttgaaagattaaaaaaatataataggggtgaaattgaaaagatacACTAAATTTATAAACCatttaagttgaaaaaatatatatatatatatatatatatatatatatatatatatataacaaaaacaaaaaggccaAATTTGAATAACCAACAAGTTAAAATGTTGTTCTTAAATTTTGTAGGTGTTGACATGAAAATCTAGGTGGAGAGAGAGACTAGAGGGGTAAAAAGAAATGACTTTTAGTGCCAAACCGCTATGAATTGTGGCGCTTGCGCCACCTCATGGTGTTGAGGACGCtgagattttttaaagattGTCTTAAAATAAGGTGCTTGATGATTGGACAACTCCTCATACGTTGCCAGAATAACAAAAGATTGTCCACGTGATGGTGCATGTtattaagcttttttttaattatatttaataaatataatttttaacataccTTGGAATccttgaaatttataataaaaataaaataaaataataaaaaaatcttaaacaagAGTTTAGCTGGTCTTGTCTTTTAAGGTTACActatcctaaaaaaaattacaaaattacatTTGTGCAGTagacattaaattatttaattaaagggTTAAATGAGTGATTTAACTGTTGAGTTAAAagctcaattataaaaataactccACGCAGCCCGTTTATATAATGATGAAAAGATGAACCTGCTCTCATAACCAAGTTAAAAGATTAAGTGACAAGAGGCATCATAATGATTAGAATATTGTAATGAATCGTAAGTTGTGCATGGGAACAAAGAGCaggctctgttttttttttaaaaaaaaatttccttctctTACAAAACATAGCAGGGGAGtatttgactctttttttttttctttttctcttggcGATAATCGGAGAAGGAATTGACTTGATATCATTTcaagatttctttttatatagaaGGCCCGGTCTTCTTCATGGACCCATCAGAGCAATAATGAAGTGGTTGCAATCTTCAATtgcagggttttttttaatcaattagaGCAGTAATGAAATGGTTGTAAACTTAGTGGAGCTCCACAAACAAGCAATTGACTTCTGCTTCCCAACTCAGA contains:
- the LOC118039727 gene encoding diaminopimelate decarboxylase 2, chloroplastic, whose protein sequence is MATATDLSQSRFISKTLTHSLNQNLFSKKSILPFKLTKKNSLKPLSLKAVISQQNHATTTAQETTQFKHCFTKSNDGFLRCENLKVQEIMENVEKRPFYLYSKPQITRNVEAYKDALQGLNSIIGYAIKANNNLKILEHLRGLGCGAVLVSGNELRLALRAGFDPTRCIFNGNGKLLEDLVLAAQEGVFVNVDSEFDLENIVAAARIAGKKVNVLLRINPDVDPQVHPYVATGNKNSKFGIRNEKLQWFLDAVKAHRDELKLVGAHCHLGSTITKVDIFRDAAVLMVNYIDEIRAQGFEVDYLNIGGGLGIDYYHSGAVLPTPRDLIDTVRELVLSRDLNLIIEPGRSVIANTCCLVNRVTGVKTNGTKNFVVIDGSMAELIRPSLYDAYQHIELVSPASPKAEVSTFDVVGPVCESADFLGKDRELPTPAKGAGLVVHDAGAYCMSMASTYNLKMCPPEYWVEEDGSVSKIRHGETFEDHIRFFEGL